In the Leguminivora glycinivorella isolate SPB_JAAS2020 chromosome 14, LegGlyc_1.1, whole genome shotgun sequence genome, one interval contains:
- the LOC125233459 gene encoding sucrose-6-phosphate hydrolase-like, whose amino-acid sequence MSVVFTVLFNTCYSVTTSSLFTNTRFPASPMSLPISVFFQTPHQMELYILLFGLGLASAEYSLDYGHIEAFLKERKSAQKSKNGPLFHISSPVGWLRDPAAFIYFKNQYHIFYEYHPNNGAWGAVHWGHVVSSNLVDWAHYPPALVPKDYYEKQGCLAGSAIIHDRYLTLFYTGYALRNSKSWQTQNVAISTDGIIFQKYLYNPVIREDLHGVGNFRNPKVWRHKNNTYMMLGTTSREQLGRLELYTSVDMNMWTFNKTLAESYGDMGFMWENPDMIDMEGMDVLILSVQGIQADCFRFKNMYQTGYIVGHFEYDKLAFENMELSTATFNELDHGHDFYGVKTTISPDGRRLLVAGLGMSSLAESRHGWANMLTLVREIQLNKRGEMLMTPVREAKQLRREILERAWYSPGGAFTSDTKYFELILNTTTATRDISLTFEWGDGTQFKIGYSSEHRYVTVDRGREDGVRRADWSPKGIVHWRIFMDYCAVEVYCGSGEVVFTSRIPLPRGRVVVKVGGETMVHITQYKLRRGVGYSRISSKKMKYEYRKKVEKKAKTKANKISLDDY is encoded by the coding sequence ATGTCTGTTGTGTTTACAGTGCTATTCAATACTTGCTATTCGGTCACTACCTCGTCTCTATTTACAAACACTCGCTTCCCTGCGAGTCCGATGTCACTGCCAATATCAGTATTTTTTCAAACGCCGCACCAAATGGAATTGTACATATTGCTCTTCGGTCTAGGCCTAGCCTCGGCAGAATATAGCTTAGACTACGGACACATAGAAGCTTTcttgaaagaaagaaaatcgGCACAGAAGTCGAAGAATGGTCCACTATTTCATATATCATCTCCAGTTGGCTGGCTTCGAGATCCGGCAGCcttcatttatttcaaaaacCAATATCACATCTTTTACGAATATCACCCTAACAACGGCGCGTGGGGGGCTGTGCACTGGGGCCACGTGGTCAGTTCGAATTTGGTTGATTGGGCACACTATCCCCCAGCTCTCGTGCCGAAAGACTACTACGAGAAACAAGGCTGCCTCGCCGGGAGTGCCATCATACATGATCGCTATCTAACTCTATTCTACACTGGCTACGCGCTCAGGAACTCCAAGAGCTGGCAGACTCAGAACGTTGCTATCAGCACCGATGGAATCATCTTTCAGAAGTATCTTTACAATCCGGTCATTAGGGAAGACTTGCATGGCGTTGGCAATTTCAGGAACCCCAAGGTGTGGAGGCATAAGAACAACACCTACATGATGCTCGGGACTACCTCTAGAGAACAACTGGGCCGGCTGGAACTTTATACCTCCGTGGACATGAATATGTGGACTTTCAATAAGACTCTAGCAGAATCCTACGGAGATATGGGTTTCATGTGGGAAAACCCTGATATGATCGACATGGAGGGCATGGACGTTCTGATCTTATCCGTTCAAGGTATTCAGGCGGACTGCTTTAGATTTAAAAACATGTATCAAACTGGCTACATTGTCGGGCACTTCGAATACGATAAACTGGCTTTTGAGAACATGGAATTATCGACGGCGACATTTAACGAACTAGACCATGGTCATGACTTCTATGGTGTGAAGACTACAATATCTCCGGATGGGAGGAGGCTTCTAGTAGCAGGATTAGGAATGTCGAGCTTAGCAGAGTCCCGGCACGGCTGGGCGAACATGCTCACCCTGGTGCGGGAGATACAACTGAATAAAAGAGGAGAAATGCTTATGACGCCTGTCAGGGAAGCTAAACAACTTCGCAGAGAAATCCTCGAGCGCGCTTGGTATTCTCCTGGAGGTGCTTTCACGTCCGACACTAAATATTTTGAGCTAATTTTAAACACTACAACCGCTACTAGAGACATAAGTCTCACCTTTGAATGGGGTGACGGCACTCAGTTCAAAATCGGGTATTCCTCTGAACATCGGTATGTGACTGTAGACAGAGGAAGGGAGGACGGAGTGAGGCGCGCGGACTGGTCTCCTAAAGGAATCGTCCATTGGCGTATCTTTATGGATTATTGTGCTGTGGAGGTATATTGTGGAAGCGGTGAAGTAGTATTCACGAGCAGGATACCTCTACCACGAGGTCGTGTGGTGGTTAAAGTGGGGGGAGAAACAATGGTCCACATCACGCAGTATAAACTCAGGAGGGGTGTTGGTTACAGTAGAATTTCAAGCAAGAAAATGAAGTATGAATATCGAAAGAAAGTTGAAAAAAAGGCAAAGACGAAGGCTAATAAAATCAGTCTTGATGATTATTGA